The following are encoded in a window of Lentisphaera araneosa HTCC2155 genomic DNA:
- a CDS encoding protein adenylyltransferase SelO, with amino-acid sequence MTDPLTSSSKENITSFDDFIRLADYSLMDKLNADPDAKPNGENHHAREVFSGHYVPVTPTPLPNPEYISHSSTLFEELGLSNDMAHNKEFCQMFSGDLSVARAPMRPYGWATGYALSIYGREYTHQCPFRTGNGYGDGRATSIIELVSKGKRWKMQLKGSGTTPYCRGGDGRAVLRSSVREFLAQEYMHALGIPTSRSLSLYVSKSETVSRPWYSEDSGSVNPDIHVDNPVAISTRVAPSFLRVGQVELFARRARSHAHPEVLEELRMIVTHLIDREYKQEIDQSDPLADQVLELAKLFSLRLSSLVANWLRVGFCQGNFNSDNCPVGGYTLDYGPFGFCEVFDPEFQPWTGGGNHFEFFNQHAAAEKNFHMFYTALCTLLGDDPQALEKLEQVRADFSELIKNEIKKMWEAKLGLKTFNAELFSQLMALMMNTKVDYTIFFRELCHIPEDVSTLEKSFYIPASKDLLEQWQTWLKTWRKLVSENGELSEISEQMKGVNPKYAWREWLVVPAYEQAAKGDYSLVKELQEVLLKPYEEQSKEIEDKYYRLKPKEFFNTGGVSHYSCSS; translated from the coding sequence ATGACAGACCCATTAACATCGTCTAGCAAAGAAAATATCACATCCTTCGACGACTTTATTCGTTTAGCAGACTACTCCCTCATGGATAAGTTAAATGCCGATCCTGATGCCAAGCCAAATGGCGAAAACCACCATGCTCGTGAAGTCTTTTCAGGACACTATGTACCGGTCACTCCTACCCCACTCCCAAACCCCGAATATATAAGTCATAGCTCTACTTTGTTTGAAGAACTCGGACTCAGTAATGACATGGCCCACAATAAAGAGTTCTGTCAAATGTTTTCTGGTGATCTATCTGTAGCTCGAGCACCTATGCGCCCATATGGTTGGGCAACGGGCTATGCCCTTTCGATCTATGGCAGAGAATACACACATCAATGCCCCTTTCGTACTGGCAATGGCTATGGTGATGGGCGAGCCACCTCAATCATTGAGTTAGTTTCTAAGGGCAAGCGCTGGAAAATGCAGTTAAAAGGCAGTGGAACGACACCTTATTGCCGTGGTGGTGATGGTCGTGCGGTCTTGCGTTCAAGTGTACGCGAGTTCCTCGCCCAAGAATACATGCATGCACTAGGCATTCCCACATCCCGTTCTTTAAGCCTCTATGTATCGAAATCAGAAACGGTTAGTCGTCCCTGGTATTCCGAGGATTCTGGTTCCGTCAACCCAGATATACATGTGGATAATCCAGTGGCAATTTCTACTCGTGTGGCACCCTCTTTTCTGCGCGTTGGTCAAGTGGAACTCTTTGCTCGCCGTGCTCGAAGCCATGCCCATCCCGAGGTCCTCGAAGAGTTACGCATGATTGTCACTCATTTGATTGACAGAGAATATAAGCAAGAAATCGATCAATCAGACCCCTTGGCAGATCAAGTCCTTGAATTAGCCAAACTCTTTAGCCTTCGTCTCAGCTCCTTAGTAGCCAATTGGCTCCGCGTTGGTTTTTGCCAGGGCAATTTCAATAGTGATAACTGCCCCGTAGGTGGCTACACACTCGACTATGGCCCCTTTGGTTTTTGTGAAGTTTTTGATCCCGAATTCCAGCCGTGGACTGGTGGGGGTAATCACTTTGAATTCTTCAACCAACACGCAGCTGCAGAAAAGAACTTCCACATGTTTTACACAGCTCTTTGTACCCTTCTTGGAGATGATCCCCAAGCACTCGAGAAACTCGAACAAGTCCGTGCCGACTTCTCGGAACTCATTAAAAATGAGATCAAGAAGATGTGGGAAGCCAAACTCGGCCTTAAGACCTTCAATGCCGAATTATTTAGTCAGTTAATGGCACTGATGATGAATACTAAAGTCGATTACACAATCTTTTTCAGAGAACTCTGCCACATCCCCGAGGACGTTTCTACCTTAGAAAAAAGTTTTTATATTCCCGCATCGAAAGACCTTCTTGAGCAATGGCAAACTTGGCTCAAAACTTGGCGTAAACTTGTTTCTGAGAATGGTGAGCTGAGTGAAATCTCCGAACAAATGAAAGGAGTGAACCCCAAGTACGCTTGGCGTGAATGGTTAGTGGTTCCAGCCTACGAACAAGCGGCAAAAGGTGATTACTCCTTAGTTAAAGAGCTTCAAGAAGTCTTGCTCAAACCATATGAAGAGCAATCCAAAGAAATTGAAGATAAGTACTACCGCCTCAAACCTAAAGAATTCTTCAATACCGGTGGAGTCTCGCACTACAGCTGCTCATCGTAA
- a CDS encoding exosortase C-terminal domain/associated protein EpsI, with the protein MIKRNSKLLSALTCGVLMYLFMSVFEPLINFPLRQFSSNFSYAFLQLFISDIEINGTIIISHGIKFDVVPACSGSSTLKYILSFGTILCVLSNCLSIRKFSYCFISLVFMAVCFNSLRISTLIIMGIITSNPIEGLSHSIVGMIWFTISMMSIHLFLRFSNKQKLTPQNEGNRKEICLGIIYFIIFSSFLIDTLEAWVNSPLDKHSWIFFIMSCFLIKTTLVRVKYKKNKKNVPSVAFLIVQILIVNSLFFDINAIWFMAFIMLICTYIIQLKGLVNLHLFLPALMVLFCAFPVSSYLITTYGPLPSNLQSDPLVVKFALCILMTISYLFLPLNLHKQLPLRQNLKRIKHSYLVILIFAVSSLILHNGVNEKTQIKPSYVIGPWTGEKQQIPLYLSNFFENGQVICREYKSGEEAVQLMISVHNNERHSMHSPEYCLKGANWKITQSEILTLNNKSNIKLINVSRGTQTRYYAYWFAQNEEFYTDMIDVLSKDISLRLRGQPRNWQLTRIKGQNKEQIMNFINHYIYQNDYINLTESIKTNLKEFDHES; encoded by the coding sequence ATGATTAAGAGGAACTCAAAACTATTAAGTGCATTAACATGTGGCGTGTTAATGTATTTATTTATGAGTGTTTTTGAACCACTTATAAACTTTCCTCTAAGACAATTCTCAAGTAATTTCTCATACGCTTTCTTGCAGTTATTTATCTCAGATATAGAAATAAATGGCACCATCATTATCTCTCATGGAATTAAATTTGATGTAGTCCCAGCTTGCAGTGGTTCTTCCACTCTAAAATATATTTTATCTTTTGGCACCATTCTATGTGTACTCTCCAATTGTCTATCAATTAGAAAATTCTCTTACTGTTTCATATCACTTGTCTTTATGGCGGTATGTTTTAATTCTTTAAGAATTTCAACACTAATTATTATGGGAATTATTACTTCCAATCCCATAGAAGGTTTAAGTCACAGTATTGTTGGAATGATTTGGTTTACAATAAGTATGATGAGCATCCACTTATTCCTTCGATTTAGTAATAAGCAGAAATTGACACCACAAAATGAAGGAAATAGAAAAGAGATTTGTCTCGGAATCATCTACTTCATAATCTTTTCATCTTTTTTAATAGATACTTTAGAGGCATGGGTAAATTCTCCTTTAGATAAACATTCATGGATATTTTTTATCATGTCTTGCTTCTTAATCAAAACAACCTTGGTGAGAGTGAAGTACAAAAAAAACAAAAAAAATGTACCAAGCGTAGCTTTCCTAATTGTTCAAATTTTAATCGTCAATTCTTTATTTTTTGATATTAACGCTATCTGGTTCATGGCATTTATTATGCTCATATGTACTTATATCATTCAGTTAAAAGGTCTCGTTAATTTACACCTTTTCTTGCCCGCTTTAATGGTTTTATTTTGTGCCTTCCCTGTAAGCTCATACTTAATTACTACCTATGGGCCACTCCCGTCAAATTTACAATCAGACCCTTTGGTGGTTAAATTTGCTCTATGTATATTGATGACCATCAGCTATTTATTCCTTCCGTTAAACTTACATAAACAATTGCCCCTAAGACAAAATTTAAAGAGGATTAAACATTCTTACTTAGTTATTCTAATATTTGCAGTTTCAAGCTTAATTCTTCACAATGGTGTGAATGAAAAAACTCAAATAAAACCAAGCTATGTAATAGGACCTTGGACAGGTGAAAAACAACAAATACCATTATATCTCAGCAATTTTTTTGAAAATGGCCAAGTTATCTGTCGCGAATACAAATCGGGGGAAGAAGCTGTGCAGCTCATGATCTCTGTTCATAATAATGAACGTCACAGCATGCACTCCCCAGAATATTGTTTAAAAGGTGCCAACTGGAAAATAACTCAATCTGAAATATTAACCTTGAATAATAAATCTAATATAAAACTCATTAATGTAAGTCGTGGAACTCAAACAAGATATTATGCATATTGGTTTGCGCAAAACGAAGAGTTTTATACGGATATGATAGATGTTTTGAGCAAAGACATATCATTAAGGCTCAGAGGTCAACCAAGGAATTGGCAACTCACAAGAATTAAAGGTCAGAATAAAGAACAAATAATGAATTTCATCAATCATTATATTTATCAAAATGATTATATAAATCTCACAGAATCTATAAAAACAAACTTGAAGGAGTTCGATCATGAAAGTTAA
- a CDS encoding sulfatase family protein yields MYKLLLFLLISLSLCAQDKPNIIIILADDLGYADVGFHDYTEADVKTPELDKLASSGTWFSNAYSTSPICSASRLGLSTGRYQQRWGAYYYGEGGLPKEEQTIAEALKSIGYKTMKVGKTHMNKGFKQHPMDHGFDDFLGFIDHSWDFFMLSQEHLDAYKKRAKKAGHKGNIKFLGPLMRGYEKNASFKDTNITDVFTVEAQKFIVENKDEPFYLRLSFNAVHTPLHLVPEELAKKHGIKQPKWDPNASTWEYPLWDPKTLKYNEWYKQVCHLQNPDPYGRLKYLIHLEMIDQAIGKILKTLDEQQIRDNTLIFFSSDNGGSHQSYANNGHLNAFKYSVMDGALHVPFLVSYPAKLPKANKSDALVSHMDIFATIADLTGLSPKNKLDGLSLIPHLKGAQADVHDYLIWDMGKKKSWAIRQKDHKLVLPEAKQYQKYQLDEQGLVKDQFQLLTLKNKLQLFDLVNDSGETKDLISQMPEKAEAMKQVYAKWRSQMKEPVKGATPKYYSTTKK; encoded by the coding sequence ATGTATAAATTACTTCTTTTTCTCTTAATCAGTCTAAGTCTTTGCGCACAAGATAAGCCTAATATTATTATCATTCTCGCCGATGACTTAGGTTATGCCGATGTGGGTTTTCATGACTATACTGAAGCTGATGTCAAAACTCCTGAGCTCGATAAATTAGCCAGCAGTGGCACATGGTTTAGCAATGCTTACTCAACTTCACCAATTTGTAGCGCATCGCGCTTGGGCCTTTCTACTGGGCGCTATCAGCAACGCTGGGGAGCCTATTATTATGGCGAGGGAGGTTTACCCAAAGAAGAACAAACTATTGCCGAAGCTTTAAAATCTATTGGCTATAAAACCATGAAAGTCGGTAAAACACATATGAATAAGGGTTTTAAACAACACCCTATGGATCACGGCTTTGATGATTTTCTTGGATTTATTGATCATTCTTGGGATTTCTTTATGTTGAGCCAAGAACATTTGGATGCTTACAAAAAAAGAGCGAAAAAGGCTGGTCATAAAGGCAATATAAAATTCCTTGGACCTCTCATGCGTGGATATGAGAAGAATGCTTCATTTAAAGACACAAATATCACCGACGTTTTCACCGTGGAAGCTCAGAAGTTTATTGTTGAAAATAAGGATGAGCCTTTTTATCTGAGGCTTTCTTTCAATGCCGTTCATACACCACTGCATTTAGTTCCCGAAGAGCTGGCGAAAAAGCACGGTATTAAGCAGCCCAAATGGGATCCCAATGCCAGCACCTGGGAGTATCCTTTGTGGGATCCTAAAACTTTGAAGTATAATGAGTGGTACAAACAAGTTTGCCATTTACAAAATCCTGACCCCTATGGTCGTCTCAAGTACTTAATCCATTTAGAAATGATAGATCAAGCCATTGGCAAGATTTTGAAGACTTTAGATGAACAGCAAATTAGAGATAATACCTTGATTTTCTTTTCTTCAGACAATGGTGGCTCTCATCAATCCTACGCTAACAATGGTCATTTAAATGCCTTTAAGTATTCGGTGATGGATGGAGCTCTTCATGTGCCTTTCCTTGTTTCTTATCCCGCTAAGCTCCCTAAGGCCAACAAATCTGATGCGCTCGTATCTCACATGGATATCTTTGCGACTATCGCAGATCTTACTGGCTTGAGTCCTAAGAATAAACTCGATGGGCTCTCCCTCATACCGCATCTCAAAGGTGCGCAAGCCGACGTTCACGATTATCTGATTTGGGATATGGGAAAAAAGAAAAGTTGGGCCATTCGTCAAAAAGATCATAAACTCGTTCTCCCCGAAGCCAAGCAATATCAAAAATATCAACTTGATGAACAAGGACTCGTTAAAGATCAGTTTCAACTGCTTACTCTAAAGAATAAACTCCAACTCTTCGACCTCGTGAATGATTCAGGTGAAACTAAAGACCTAATTTCGCAAATGCCAGAAAAAGCCGAGGCGATGAAACAAGTCTACGCAAAGTGGCGTTCTCAAATGAAAGAACCCGTGAAAGGTGCGACACCAAAATATTATTCAACAACCAAGAAATAA
- a CDS encoding DUF4114 domain-containing protein, whose translation MKVKKISLSWMIIISLCLSFYGYAEATISPVQANARPFGLDIVDFVYMADSDTKSTDFYENYLPELNQIIDSNLNERLSLNTDYLNSVALDSSKLSLSNDSDLRIYFVGEGAGYHNTLGFNTEGGGVTSGDPQLIFPDASTSSDYLNPNTPTVRTSGTPLAQGDFANLGTISAGTELDFFLIANGAYGGQYVYSTDEDVNPDGIQHVVSFAIENSSYLLIGFEDLYNGGDMDFNDLLFAVDIGTANVQELIENSALVPEAQEIVLIVIFLLFLIRHLALSFQENKKQINY comes from the coding sequence ATGAAAGTTAAAAAAATATCATTAAGCTGGATGATAATTATAAGCCTTTGTTTATCTTTTTACGGCTATGCTGAAGCGACAATTTCACCTGTACAGGCAAATGCAAGACCTTTTGGACTAGATATAGTTGATTTTGTTTACATGGCAGATTCAGACACTAAATCTACAGATTTTTATGAAAATTATTTACCTGAACTCAACCAAATAATCGATTCTAACCTTAATGAACGCTTAAGTTTAAATACTGATTATTTAAATAGTGTTGCACTTGATTCGTCTAAACTTTCTTTATCGAATGATTCTGATCTTAGAATTTATTTTGTCGGAGAAGGTGCAGGTTATCACAATACCTTAGGTTTTAACACGGAAGGTGGAGGTGTCACCTCTGGAGATCCACAATTAATTTTCCCTGACGCATCTACTTCATCAGACTATTTAAACCCAAACACTCCAACAGTTAGAACTAGTGGTACTCCGCTAGCACAAGGTGATTTTGCTAATTTAGGTACAATTTCTGCAGGTACTGAACTCGACTTTTTTTTAATTGCTAATGGTGCATATGGTGGTCAATACGTTTACTCAACTGATGAAGATGTTAACCCTGATGGCATTCAACATGTTGTAAGTTTTGCCATCGAAAACTCATCATATTTACTAATAGGTTTTGAAGATCTCTACAATGGTGGGGATATGGATTTTAATGATTTACTTTTCGCAGTCGATATTGGTACTGCAAATGTTCAAGAATTAATTGAAAACTCTGCTTTGGTTCCCGAAGCTCAAGAAATAGTTCTTATTGTGATATTTTTATTATTTTTGATTCGGCACCTTGCCCTTTCATTTCAAGAAAACAAAAAACAAATAAATTACTGA
- a CDS encoding tetratricopeptide repeat protein: MIKKKYLVIVSISLVAMCCYLVHSQLKQKEIQKPKTFEDHVNDYDKFTDLGHYHHAHRAIKAAIKIKPDDSKLLWQASSTAQIISNNAESISFAKKAWDNGLKTRDIILRIYSLRKSYARSNFSEQDKLLKMAYQLSSNEDRVLTHGDLLIQFNKFNEAWDLWRKYFENKPSSIIAQRIANCYIIKKDYLGGINFLADCYRKELLKEKGLLTYSRLYFLAGRYDAAKIVLSKARIIYPESKNVLLESAYCDFLMNNYAQSLKTLKLMDDFNLQDNDNHLINKRLLQANIYYIQKDLKSIEQLIDEVYSDDPKIEGEILLYNYLSNNILKHDLPVNKISRLLPKLPLSQLLIVQFYHSQNKHNKVLEYSNTIADSTIKLSPLLTKLWISSALIENQHLIAEELIKRQFARGLYTKAYFDQLAMIYTLNKKPQSLRRIKELKIKYFPSDKNALEDLILVHLKAKDFELAKKLLDEKTSYFNPQEVNLYEEIINQNFSKVLKLFEVVELNTNRLDQLKLLVIDQIEVNDISSEFKKACLENNLLAIAIAYRYLDSNNINVASEIFKNLSQNKDLFEEATIGLCIAKLQSDKFADAKVLYEKIKYNDPKSINFNILKITFALNDEGGDKAMSLINSLPLYFRSNRDINILTIKALMLQKKWTQATNLLHYNNNQLCKTRREKLLLAECYIRLKQFNMAMSYIEDNELEFNSPPIVSYMAIQNSIKNNKPSKAKAIIKSSLGSSDDIQLLLAQVAIDRHLEKHSNIIKILNNKLDNPNALYYWSEAMIKTGRFDDFEKKINLLNIDVNDLTRLAIICESLKLHSEAVKLYRITLNKQEKNAQIHNNIAWNLYLDGQFDAAIKDARIAYDISPHNDKILHTYSSILNANKLYEQTISLLKQNEFFKKSNSPKLLFNLAESYRNLNRNDEALSTYKACLGHISESDLNTNIVSIQNVKNYIASIEAD; encoded by the coding sequence ATGATAAAGAAAAAATATTTAGTGATTGTATCAATAAGTTTAGTAGCTATGTGCTGCTATTTGGTTCACAGTCAATTAAAACAAAAAGAAATTCAAAAACCAAAAACTTTTGAAGACCATGTTAATGATTATGATAAATTTACTGATTTGGGTCATTATCATCATGCACACAGAGCAATAAAAGCAGCCATTAAAATCAAACCGGATGACTCAAAATTATTATGGCAAGCTAGTTCCACTGCTCAAATAATTTCTAATAATGCCGAAAGCATATCGTTTGCTAAAAAAGCTTGGGATAATGGTCTAAAGACTCGAGATATCATACTCAGGATTTACTCATTAAGAAAGAGCTATGCTCGTTCAAATTTTAGTGAACAAGATAAACTACTAAAAATGGCTTATCAGCTAAGTTCAAATGAAGACAGAGTTTTGACTCATGGCGATCTACTAATTCAATTTAATAAATTCAATGAAGCGTGGGATTTATGGAGAAAATATTTTGAAAACAAACCAAGCTCTATAATCGCTCAACGAATTGCCAACTGTTACATTATAAAAAAAGATTATTTAGGAGGTATTAATTTCCTGGCGGATTGTTATCGCAAAGAACTACTAAAAGAGAAAGGTCTTCTCACATACTCTAGGTTATATTTTTTAGCCGGACGCTACGATGCTGCTAAAATCGTTTTATCAAAAGCAAGAATCATTTATCCTGAATCAAAAAACGTATTACTTGAAAGTGCATACTGTGATTTTTTAATGAATAATTATGCTCAAAGTCTCAAGACATTAAAGTTAATGGATGATTTTAACCTACAGGATAATGATAATCACTTAATAAACAAAAGGTTATTACAAGCAAATATTTATTACATTCAAAAAGATTTAAAATCCATCGAACAATTAATTGACGAAGTTTATTCAGATGACCCAAAAATAGAGGGCGAAATTTTACTCTATAATTATTTATCAAACAATATCCTCAAACACGATCTTCCAGTAAATAAAATCTCGCGGTTATTGCCTAAGTTACCTTTAAGTCAATTACTCATAGTACAGTTTTATCACTCTCAAAATAAACATAACAAGGTATTAGAGTATTCTAATACCATTGCAGATTCTACAATAAAACTGAGTCCCCTACTTACTAAACTTTGGATAAGTTCCGCACTAATTGAGAACCAGCACCTCATTGCTGAGGAGTTGATCAAGAGACAATTTGCAAGAGGATTATACACAAAAGCTTATTTCGATCAGTTAGCCATGATTTACACTCTCAATAAAAAACCTCAGAGCCTTAGGAGGATTAAGGAACTAAAAATAAAATATTTCCCCTCAGATAAAAATGCTTTAGAAGACCTTATCCTTGTGCATTTAAAAGCTAAAGATTTTGAATTAGCAAAAAAACTTTTAGATGAGAAAACAAGTTATTTTAATCCACAAGAAGTAAACCTCTATGAGGAAATAATTAATCAAAATTTTTCGAAGGTATTAAAATTATTTGAAGTAGTGGAATTAAATACAAATAGACTTGATCAACTAAAACTTTTGGTCATTGATCAGATTGAAGTAAATGACATAAGCTCAGAGTTCAAAAAAGCCTGTCTAGAAAATAATCTACTTGCCATTGCAATTGCCTATCGTTATTTGGATTCTAATAACATAAATGTTGCATCAGAAATCTTTAAAAACTTAAGTCAAAACAAAGATTTATTTGAAGAAGCGACTATTGGACTTTGCATAGCAAAATTACAAAGTGATAAATTTGCTGACGCAAAAGTTTTGTATGAAAAAATTAAATATAATGACCCAAAATCAATTAACTTTAATATTCTTAAAATTACATTTGCCTTAAATGATGAAGGTGGTGATAAAGCCATGAGCCTTATAAATTCGCTCCCATTATATTTTAGGTCCAATCGAGACATCAACATACTCACTATAAAAGCATTGATGTTACAAAAAAAATGGACTCAAGCGACAAACCTTCTTCATTACAATAATAATCAACTTTGCAAGACCAGGCGAGAAAAACTTCTACTTGCAGAATGCTATATCCGCTTAAAACAATTTAATATGGCGATGTCCTATATTGAGGACAATGAACTCGAGTTTAATTCTCCACCAATAGTAAGCTACATGGCCATACAAAATTCCATAAAAAATAATAAGCCCAGTAAAGCCAAAGCAATAATTAAATCTAGTCTAGGGAGTAGTGATGATATTCAGTTGCTTCTTGCCCAAGTTGCCATTGATAGACATTTAGAAAAGCATTCAAATATCATAAAAATCTTAAATAATAAACTAGATAATCCTAATGCTCTCTACTATTGGTCAGAGGCTATGATAAAAACTGGACGTTTTGATGATTTTGAGAAAAAAATAAATCTATTAAATATTGACGTAAATGACCTTACTCGTTTAGCCATAATTTGTGAATCTTTAAAACTTCATAGTGAAGCAGTAAAACTTTACAGAATTACACTTAATAAGCAAGAAAAAAACGCTCAAATTCATAATAATATCGCATGGAATTTATATCTAGACGGTCAATTTGATGCTGCCATCAAAGATGCTCGAATAGCCTATGATATATCACCTCATAATGATAAAATATTACATACCTACAGTTCAATTTTAAATGCTAATAAACTTTACGAGCAAACTATTAGTTTGTTGAAACAAAATGAGTTTTTTAAAAAATCAAATAGTCCTAAATTACTATTTAATTTAGCTGAAAGTTATAGAAACTTAAATCGTAATGATGAAGCACTCTCTACTTATAAAGCTTGTTTAGGCCACATATCAGAAAGTGATTTAAATACAAATATTGTTTCTATACAAAATGTAAAAAACTATATCGCAAGTATTGAGGCTGATTAA